AATTAAAATAGTCGCAAATGTACGTTTTTAAAGAGAGTATAAAAAGGGCTAATAGAACTTGGTTTTTATTTTAACAAAGATTTTAGAAAGTATTTGTTTTTGTTTGTTTTTCTGTGGGATTTTTAAGTCGTAAATTTGTACTTATATAAAATGTTTTATGGAGCTAAAATTCTTTAAAAAGTCTATACCTACGCTTATCTTCTTCGTAGTATTTTCTGCAGTTGCACTCACCGTTTTTTATCACCTTTTAAAAGTTGATAATCATCTTAAAATTTATAATCCTATAGATGTAAACCCTAGATTGGTTGATGAAAGTATGTTGCATGTTCAAAAAAATCACACGATCGCAGATTTTAAATTGATCAATCAAAATGGAAAAACGATTACTAATAATGATTATCAAGATAAAATTTATGTAGCAGATTTTTTCTTTACACGTTGCCAAACAATTTGTATTGCTATGGCTTATAATATGAGTGAGTTGCAAGAATATTATAAAAAGGATAATGATATTAAGTTCTTATCACATTCTGTTACTCCTGTAATGGATAGTGTTTCTGTTTTAAAAGCGTATGCTGAGAAAAAAGGTGTTATTGATGGTAAATGGAATATAACTACTGGGCCTAAAAAACACATTTACGAACTAGCTAGAAAAAGTTATTTTGCTGTTTTAGATGAAGGAAATGGAGATGAAAACGACTTTATTCATACAGAGCAATTTGTATTGGTAGACAAAGAAAGACGTATTCGTGGTTATTATGATGGTACAGAGAAAAAAGACATGAAAAAGCTTAAAGAAGATATTGTTTTGTTAAAACAAGAATATGCTTCGCAATAACTTGTTTAGAATCATTCTAAATTCTTATATTTGTATCCCAAATAAAATTCATTGAGTACTATAGCTACATTACGTAAAGGAGAAATAGGATACATTTCTGAAGAATCATTAGATTCTATTCCTCTGAAATTATTGGAAATGGGTTGTTTACCTGGTGCGGAGGTTCAATTAGTTCAAATTGCACCTTTAAAAGATCCTTTATATATATGTGTTAATGGTAGTCATTTGGCAATTAGAAAAGAAACTGCATCTAAAATTATAATCCTGAAAAGCTAATCCTAAATGGCTAAAAACGATATAAAAGTTGCTTTAATAGGAAATCCTAATACAGGGAAAACTTCACTTTTTAATCAACTTACTGGTTTAAATCAAAAAGTAGGAAATTATCCAGGAATTACTGTTGATAAAAAAGAAGGTATTAGTAAATTGTCTTCTACTCAGAATGCAATTATTACAGATTTACCAGGTACTTATAGTATAAATCCTACTTCTATAGACGAAAGTATTGTTTTAAAAACCTTATTAAAAAAGGATATTAAAGAATCTCCAGATGTTATTTTGGTGGTTGCAGATGTCGAGAACTTAAAAAGAAACTTGCTGCTTTTTTCTCAAATTAAAGATTTAGAAATTCCAACTGTATTGGCAATCAATATGGCTGATCAAATGGTTCGAAAAGGAATTACCATTGATTTGTCTTTATTAAAGAAAGAATTAAATACAGAAGTAATTTTAATAAGTGCAAGGAAAAATGAAGGAATAGATGAAGTGAAAGCTGCTATTATTCGTTGTCATGTTGCTGCAAAAGCATCGCCTTTATGTGGTATTGATCATAAAATAGATCCAGATTATTTTACAAAATTAAAAGAAATCAGTCCTAATTATTCTTTGTATCAATTATGGTTGATGGTTACGCAAGGTAATTATCCAGATTCTGTAACAAAAGAAGAAAAAGAGAAGTTACTAGCATTTAAAAAAGACACTTCTAAACTTAAGAAGTATCAACATAAAGAAACTATTTATCGTTATCAAGAAATTAATAAAATTCTTAAAAAGACGTATATTATAGATAAGAGTAAAGCTACAGATTTACGTGGTAAACTAGATAGAATTTTTACACACAAAGTATTTGGATATGTATTTTTCGTCTTTTTATTATTAGTGATTTTTCAATCAATATTTGATTGGGCAACATTGCCTATGGATTTGATTGACGGTACTTTTGCAGAAATTGCAGATTTAGCAAAAAGTAGTTTACCAACAGGCGTGCTTACTGATTTATTAATAGAAGGAATTATTCCAGGTATTGGAGGTGTTTTAATTTTTATACCACAAATTGCAATTCTGTTTTTATTTATCGCAATTTTAGAAGAGACTGGTTATATGAGTCGTGTTGTGTTTTTAATGGATAAAATTATGCGTCGTTTTGGTATGAATGGAAAAAGTGTAATTCCTTTAATTTCTGGAACAGCTTGTGCAATTCCTGCAATTATGGCAACAAGAACCATTTCTAGTTGGAAAGAGCGTTTGATTACTATTTTAGTAGTTCCTTTTACAACATGTTCTGCACGTTTACCCGTTTATGCAATTCTAATTTCTTTAATTATTCCTGATACTAAAATCTTTGGATTCTTAAATTTACAAGGTTTAGTTTTATTATCATTATATGCTTTAGGGTTTACAACAGCAATAGTAGCAGCGTATATTTTAAATAAAACATTAAAAATAAAATCGAAATCATTTTTTGTGGTAGAAATGCCAAATTATAAACTACCGTCTATCAAAAATGTATTTTTCGAAGTTGTAGAAAAAACAAAATCGTTTGTTTTGGAAGCAGGTAAAATTATTTTAGCATTGTCTGTTATTTTATGGTTTTTAGCATCAAACGGACCTGTATCTTTTGATAATGCTGAGAAAAATACGATTGAAAATGTTGCGAATCAAAACTTATCAAGCCAAGAATTACAACAAAAGATAGCATCCGTTAAGTTAGAGAATTCATATATCGGAATTTTAGGAAAAACAATAGAACCAACAATTAGACCTTTAGGTTATGATTGGAAAATAGGAATTGCTTTAATTACATCATTAGCAGCAAGAGAAGTATTTGTAGGTACTTTAGCTACAATCTATAGTGTAGAGTCAGATGATGAAAACACTTCTACTATTAAAGAGAAGATGAGGTCCGAAGTCAATCCAGACACTGGTAAGAAGAGATTCAATTTTCCTGTAGGAATGTCATTAATGGTTTTCTATGCTTTTGCAATGCAATGTATGGCAACTTTGGCTATTGTGAAACGTGAAACCAAAACTTGGAAATGGCCTTTAATTCAGTTGTTTGGTATGGGGTTACTGGCTTATTTAGCTTCATTTATTACCTATCAAATTTTAAGTTAATGCAAGAAATTATAGCATATACGTTAGTTGTTTTAGCAGTTGTTTTTTTAGTGAGGAAATATGTTTTTCCTTCTAAAAAAGGTAATGGATGCGATTCAGGTTGTGGTTGTTAATGATTTAAGTAATCTTTTCTAATCTAATCTAAAATAAAGAGTTTATAAGCTCCTTATTTCTTTAACACAAAATTAGTAACTTCACAGTGTAGGGTTTTCTATTTTTGAAATTCTACTTCATAATAAATTACTAAAGATGAAAAATACAATCTTATCAATTGCAATTTTTGCAATGACACTTATTTCAACTACAGATTCTTTTGCTCAAAAATTTTCAAGATTAGATGTCAGTCCCTTGGATGCAGCTTCTTACCCTAGTAGTTGGAAAGATCCTGATAAATTAGTAAAAGTCATTTATGGTAGGCCGCAATTAAAAGGAAGAGCAATGTCTACATTGGCAGTTGCAGATTCTACTAAAGGAGTTTGGAGAACTGGTGCTAACGAAGCTCCAGAAGTTACTTTTTTTAAAGATGTGCTCTTTGCTGGTAAAAAAGTTAAAGCAGGCACGTATACTTTGTTTACAATTCCTGCTAAAAAAGAATGGACATTAATTCTTAGCTCTGTTCGAAATGTTTGGGGTCATTATACTTATGATAAGAAAGATGACGTTCTTCGAGTTTTGGGTAAAGTATCTGAATCAGAAAAAAATATTGAAGCTTTTTCAATAACTTTTAATAAAAATAAAGAAGAAACTGTTACCATGTATTTAGGGTGGGGGAAAACGATAGTATCTGTTTCCGTTAAAGAAATAGAAGAAAAATAATTATTTTCCCATTGGAACAACTATAATTCCAGAAAATTTTTCTCTAAACTTTATTAAATCTTTATCAGCTTCTAATTTTGTCTTATAATTACCTACTTGTACCTTCCATTCAGGTGCATTATAAACTAATTTCGAAAAATTTCCAGGGAACTCAATACCAAAAAGAGCTCTAAATTTCCTCGCTTTTTGTTCATTACCATTATAAAGTTGAATTCTATATCCAAAGCCATAGGTATTATTATAGCTTCTTTTTTTAGAAATGATGCTTTTAATTTCTTTTGATTTGTTTGTTTTATTTTGAGAAAATGCACTGTAACTTGTTGTTAATAAAACAATCAAAAACAAAAGTGCTATAGATTTACTTTTCATGGTGTTCAATATTTTCTACAAAAATAACGACAAGTTCAGTAATAAATTAGTAAAACCCCTTATTTAGAATAATTATAAATTAAGTTTAACATTCCTTTAGCTTTTCAAACTTTAGGAAGAAGTAGTACTTTTGCTGAACGAAAAAAAATGACTTTTATCATTTTTTATTAGATATTTTTAAAGAAAGTTTAAATATGAAAAGTGTAAAATTGCACAATAGACTAACCACATTACTTCTAAAAAGTTTTACAGTCCTTTTGTTTTTTGCTTTTAGCTTGTCTTCTTTTTCACAAGATATAGATGAAGCTCGCCAAAAAGAAGGTAAGAAAATATACAAATCTTTATGTGCTGCTTGTCATAAGTTAGACAAGAAGCTTATTGGTCCTGCTTTAGGAGGTGTTGAGGAAAGAAGAGAGAATGATTGGTTAAAAGCTTGGATTAAAAACAATGCAGAATTAAGAGCCTCGGGCGATTCAGATGCTAATGCCATCTTTGATGAGTATAAGGGAGCTTCTATGACTGCTTTTCCACAGTTGTCAGATAAAAATATCGATGATATTTTATACTACACAACTGTTGGTGAAATTAAAAAGAAAGAAGTTGTATCAGATACTGTAGTTAAAGCTTCTTCTGATGCTCCAGGTTGGTTAATTTATGTTTTAGCAGCAGCTATTATAGTTGCCTTTTTAATGATTGCTAGTTTATTAAAACAAGTAAATGAGTTAAAAGGAAATGTTGCTCCAGGAGAAAGTTCTAATCTTAAAACAGATTTACATGAACTTTGGGTAGGTTTAAAGCAGAATACGTTCTTAAAAGTATTGTCAACAATATTTTTAGTATTAATTGGAATTTATATCTTTTTCGGAACCTTATTTAAAGTAGGTGTAGATGAAGGTTATCAGCCAATTCAACCAATTGCATTTTCACACAAGATACATGCAGGAGATAATAAGATAGATTGT
The window above is part of the Polaribacter sp. SA4-12 genome. Proteins encoded here:
- a CDS encoding SCO family protein, coding for MELKFFKKSIPTLIFFVVFSAVALTVFYHLLKVDNHLKIYNPIDVNPRLVDESMLHVQKNHTIADFKLINQNGKTITNNDYQDKIYVADFFFTRCQTICIAMAYNMSELQEYYKKDNDIKFLSHSVTPVMDSVSVLKAYAEKKGVIDGKWNITTGPKKHIYELARKSYFAVLDEGNGDENDFIHTEQFVLVDKERRIRGYYDGTEKKDMKKLKEDIVLLKQEYASQ
- a CDS encoding FeoA family protein gives rise to the protein MSTIATLRKGEIGYISEESLDSIPLKLLEMGCLPGAEVQLVQIAPLKDPLYICVNGSHLAIRKETASKIIILKS
- the feoB gene encoding ferrous iron transport protein B, with the protein product MAKNDIKVALIGNPNTGKTSLFNQLTGLNQKVGNYPGITVDKKEGISKLSSTQNAIITDLPGTYSINPTSIDESIVLKTLLKKDIKESPDVILVVADVENLKRNLLLFSQIKDLEIPTVLAINMADQMVRKGITIDLSLLKKELNTEVILISARKNEGIDEVKAAIIRCHVAAKASPLCGIDHKIDPDYFTKLKEISPNYSLYQLWLMVTQGNYPDSVTKEEKEKLLAFKKDTSKLKKYQHKETIYRYQEINKILKKTYIIDKSKATDLRGKLDRIFTHKVFGYVFFVFLLLVIFQSIFDWATLPMDLIDGTFAEIADLAKSSLPTGVLTDLLIEGIIPGIGGVLIFIPQIAILFLFIAILEETGYMSRVVFLMDKIMRRFGMNGKSVIPLISGTACAIPAIMATRTISSWKERLITILVVPFTTCSARLPVYAILISLIIPDTKIFGFLNLQGLVLLSLYALGFTTAIVAAYILNKTLKIKSKSFFVVEMPNYKLPSIKNVFFEVVEKTKSFVLEAGKIILALSVILWFLASNGPVSFDNAEKNTIENVANQNLSSQELQQKIASVKLENSYIGILGKTIEPTIRPLGYDWKIGIALITSLAAREVFVGTLATIYSVESDDENTSTIKEKMRSEVNPDTGKKRFNFPVGMSLMVFYAFAMQCMATLAIVKRETKTWKWPLIQLFGMGLLAYLASFITYQILS
- a CDS encoding FeoB-associated Cys-rich membrane protein, which produces MQEIIAYTLVVLAVVFLVRKYVFPSKKGNGCDSGCGC
- a CDS encoding DUF2911 domain-containing protein is translated as MKNTILSIAIFAMTLISTTDSFAQKFSRLDVSPLDAASYPSSWKDPDKLVKVIYGRPQLKGRAMSTLAVADSTKGVWRTGANEAPEVTFFKDVLFAGKKVKAGTYTLFTIPAKKEWTLILSSVRNVWGHYTYDKKDDVLRVLGKVSESEKNIEAFSITFNKNKEETVTMYLGWGKTIVSVSVKEIEEK
- a CDS encoding SPOR domain-containing protein, whose amino-acid sequence is MKSKSIALLFLIVLLTTSYSAFSQNKTNKSKEIKSIISKKRSYNNTYGFGYRIQLYNGNEQKARKFRALFGIEFPGNFSKLVYNAPEWKVQVGNYKTKLEADKDLIKFREKFSGIIVVPMGK
- a CDS encoding cytochrome c3 family protein, giving the protein MKSVKLHNRLTTLLLKSFTVLLFFAFSLSSFSQDIDEARQKEGKKIYKSLCAACHKLDKKLIGPALGGVEERRENDWLKAWIKNNAELRASGDSDANAIFDEYKGASMTAFPQLSDKNIDDILYYTTVGEIKKKEVVSDTVVKASSDAPGWLIYVLAAAIIVAFLMIASLLKQVNELKGNVAPGESSNLKTDLHELWVGLKQNTFLKVLSTIFLVLIGIYIFFGTLFKVGVDEGYQPIQPIAFSHKIHAGDNKIDCQYCHSSAKHSKTSGIPSVNVCMNCHKNISEVADNTVVELEDGIVLGKEELDLEIAKVYKAAGWDADNLEYTGKTQPIKWVRVHNLPDFVYFNHSQHVTVAGLKCQKCHGPVEGMDELYQHSPLTMGWCIDCHKQTKVDLKGNDYYKKIHEDLAKKFNVDQVTISQLGGKECGKCHY